A single genomic interval of Microbacterium sp. LWO14-1.2 harbors:
- a CDS encoding LCP family protein produces the protein MSPHTRRRRTLARHGQQRTPGAVSQLLKFLAIGLSVVLVSGLGVAAYVAYDLTSTVSANAVELEGTEELPPDIGEYKGGFNLLLTGVDTCEEAYAQYFGERCSGADSEGTLNDVNLLVHVSEEPRRITVVSFPRDLMLGIPACEDDKGNMHSAMSKQPLNTAYTDGGLNCVAKTITQLTGQEIQFAASVTFGGVIEITNAIGGVDVCLANPIKDKYTGLDMAAGTHTVQGLEALQFLRTRHGVGDGSDLGRIGNQQQYMSSLVRKLISSDTLGNFPMMLKLANTGLSNMETSTSLANPTMIAQIALAVKSVPFEDIVFLQYPTGTDADNPNKVVANKSAAQAMWDAINENAQLQVTHENTANDGVVVTDPVPDTTVPDPTATAPATEEPSNVVALPNSIKGNSAAQQTCSNGNVR, from the coding sequence GTGAGTCCCCACACCCGACGCCGCCGTACCCTCGCACGGCATGGTCAGCAGCGCACCCCCGGTGCTGTCAGCCAGCTCTTGAAGTTCCTCGCGATCGGCCTCTCCGTCGTGCTGGTGAGCGGGCTCGGCGTCGCCGCCTACGTCGCGTACGACCTGACGAGCACCGTGTCGGCGAACGCCGTCGAGCTGGAGGGCACCGAGGAGCTTCCCCCCGACATCGGGGAGTACAAGGGCGGGTTCAACCTGCTGCTCACGGGCGTCGACACCTGTGAGGAGGCCTACGCGCAGTACTTCGGTGAGCGCTGCTCCGGCGCCGACTCCGAGGGCACCCTCAACGACGTGAACCTGCTCGTCCACGTCTCCGAAGAGCCCCGCCGCATCACCGTGGTGAGCTTCCCGCGAGACCTCATGCTCGGCATCCCCGCCTGCGAGGACGACAAGGGCAACATGCACTCCGCGATGAGCAAGCAGCCGCTCAACACCGCCTACACCGACGGCGGTCTGAACTGCGTCGCGAAGACGATCACCCAGCTCACCGGTCAGGAGATCCAGTTCGCGGCGTCCGTCACCTTCGGCGGCGTGATCGAGATCACCAACGCGATCGGCGGCGTCGACGTCTGTCTCGCGAACCCCATCAAGGACAAGTACACCGGCCTCGACATGGCGGCCGGGACGCACACCGTCCAGGGGCTCGAGGCCCTGCAGTTCCTGCGCACCCGCCATGGAGTCGGCGATGGAAGCGACCTCGGACGCATCGGCAACCAGCAGCAGTACATGTCGAGCCTCGTGCGCAAGCTCATCAGCAGCGACACCCTCGGCAACTTCCCCATGATGCTCAAGCTCGCGAACACCGGACTGAGCAACATGGAGACCAGCACCTCGCTCGCCAACCCGACGATGATCGCGCAGATCGCCCTGGCCGTGAAGTCGGTGCCCTTCGAGGACATCGTGTTCCTGCAGTACCCGACCGGCACGGATGCGGACAACCCGAACAAGGTCGTCGCGAACAAGTCGGCCGCGCAGGCGATGTGGGATGCGATCAACGAGAACGCCCAGCTGCAGGTGACGCACGAGAACACCGCGAATGACGGAGTCGTCGTGACCGACCCCGTCCCTGACACCACGGTGCCGGATCCGACTGCCACCGCGCCGGCCACGGAGGAGCCGAGCAACGTCGTCGCGCTCCCGAACTCGATCAAGGGCAACTCGGCAGCGCAGCAGACCTGCTCCAACGGCAACGTCCGCTGA
- a CDS encoding HAD family hydrolase gives MTSWLIGLDVDGTILLQDESMSPGVPEAVARLRDGGHEVTIATGRSWNATERYVDLLGLTPEYVVCSNGAVTMRRVGDEWERWHIETFDASPVLALLRARLPEARYMVELASGQRLYTEHLDDWTLDGGRQVGFEELVAEPVSRVVVVSPGHDEEDFHRLVADAGLNEVSYAIGWTAWLDIAPQGVDKGTALERVRTELGFDGDRVLVAGDGRNDIGMFTWAQQIGGRAVAMGQAPAEVKAAAGETTADVEDGGLADALNTLPAAAQVSAGE, from the coding sequence ATGACATCCTGGCTCATCGGTCTCGACGTCGACGGCACGATCCTGCTGCAGGACGAGTCGATGAGTCCCGGCGTGCCCGAGGCCGTCGCCCGACTGCGCGACGGCGGTCACGAGGTCACGATCGCGACCGGCCGCAGCTGGAACGCCACGGAGCGGTACGTCGACTTGCTCGGCCTCACGCCGGAGTACGTCGTGTGCTCGAACGGTGCCGTCACGATGCGCCGGGTCGGCGACGAGTGGGAGCGCTGGCACATCGAGACCTTCGACGCGTCGCCGGTGCTGGCTCTGCTGCGCGCGCGTCTGCCCGAAGCGCGCTACATGGTGGAGCTCGCCTCGGGGCAGCGTCTCTACACAGAGCACCTCGATGACTGGACCCTCGACGGAGGGCGGCAGGTCGGCTTCGAGGAACTCGTCGCCGAGCCCGTGTCGCGCGTCGTCGTCGTCTCGCCCGGCCATGACGAGGAGGACTTCCACCGCCTCGTCGCCGACGCCGGTCTCAACGAGGTGTCGTACGCGATCGGCTGGACGGCGTGGCTCGACATCGCCCCGCAGGGCGTCGACAAGGGGACCGCCCTCGAGCGTGTGCGCACCGAGCTCGGCTTCGACGGAGACCGCGTGCTCGTCGCGGGCGACGGGCGCAACGACATCGGCATGTTCACGTGGGCCCAGCAGATCGGCGGACGCGCGGTCGCCATGGGGCAGGCGCCCGCCGAAGTGAAGGCCGCGGCCGGGGAGACGACGGCCGACGTCGAGGACGGCGGCCTCGCCGACGCGCTGAACACGCTTCCAGCAGCCGCCCAGGTCAGCGCGGGAGAATAG
- the serS gene encoding serine--tRNA ligase, giving the protein MIDLALLRENPEIVRRSQAARGNDQGTVDAALEADRSRRAALAAFEELRAEQNAFGKQVAKAPKEEKAALVAQAKDLADRVKQAQQVSNEASEKAAEALARIENVVIDGVPAGGEADFVELRRVGEVPAFDFEPRDHLEIGEILGAIDMERGAKVSGARFYFLRGIGARLEIALMNLALDKALQNDFVPLITPTLVRPEIMQGTGFLGEHADEVYHLDKDDDLYLVGTSEVALAGYHKDEIVDLGRGPLRYAGWSTCYRREAGSHGKDTRGIIRVHQFNKLEMFVYTTPEDAEAEHLRLVALQEEMLTSLGLAYRVIDVAAGDLGSSAARKYDIEAWVPTQGAFRELTSTSNCTTYQARRLDVRHRPAAEDGQQAKTQPVATLNGTLATTRWIVALLETHQQADGSVRVPEVLRPYLGGLEVLEPTA; this is encoded by the coding sequence ATGATCGACCTCGCACTCCTCCGCGAAAACCCGGAGATCGTCCGCCGTTCTCAGGCCGCCCGTGGCAACGACCAGGGCACCGTCGACGCCGCGCTCGAGGCCGACCGATCGCGCCGGGCCGCGCTCGCCGCCTTCGAGGAGCTCCGGGCCGAGCAGAACGCGTTCGGCAAGCAGGTCGCGAAGGCGCCCAAGGAGGAGAAGGCCGCGCTCGTCGCGCAGGCCAAGGACCTCGCCGACCGCGTCAAGCAGGCGCAGCAGGTCTCGAACGAGGCGTCAGAGAAGGCGGCCGAGGCGCTCGCGCGCATCGAGAACGTCGTGATCGACGGTGTGCCGGCCGGCGGCGAGGCCGACTTCGTCGAGCTGCGCCGCGTGGGCGAGGTGCCCGCGTTCGACTTCGAACCGCGCGACCACCTCGAGATCGGAGAGATCCTCGGCGCGATCGACATGGAGCGCGGGGCGAAGGTGTCGGGCGCCCGGTTCTACTTCCTCCGCGGGATCGGAGCCCGCCTCGAGATCGCGCTCATGAACCTCGCGCTCGACAAGGCGCTGCAGAACGACTTCGTTCCGCTGATCACGCCCACGCTCGTGCGCCCGGAGATCATGCAGGGCACCGGCTTCCTCGGCGAGCACGCCGACGAGGTCTACCACCTCGACAAGGACGACGACCTGTACCTCGTCGGCACCAGCGAGGTCGCGCTCGCGGGCTACCACAAGGACGAGATCGTCGACCTCGGACGCGGCCCGCTCCGCTATGCGGGCTGGTCCACCTGCTACCGGCGCGAGGCGGGATCGCACGGCAAGGACACCCGCGGCATCATCCGCGTGCACCAGTTCAACAAGCTCGAGATGTTCGTGTACACGACGCCCGAGGACGCCGAGGCGGAGCACCTGCGTCTGGTCGCCCTGCAGGAGGAGATGCTCACGTCGCTCGGCCTCGCGTACCGGGTGATCGACGTCGCGGCCGGCGACCTCGGGTCGAGCGCTGCCCGCAAGTACGACATCGAGGCGTGGGTGCCGACGCAGGGTGCATTCCGGGAGCTGACGTCGACGTCGAACTGCACCACGTACCAGGCGCGGCGCCTCGACGTGAGGCACCGCCCGGCGGCGGAGGACGGTCAGCAGGCGAAGACCCAGCCGGTCGCGACCCTGAACGGGACGCTCGCGACGACCCGGTGGATCGTCGCCCTGCTCGAGACGCACCAGCAGGCCGACGGATCCGTCCGCGTGCCCGAGGTGCTGCGTCCGTATCTGGGCGGCCTCGAGGTGCTGGAGCCGACCGCATGA
- a CDS encoding diacylglycerol kinase family protein yields MTKSSPARRQAALVYNPIKVAERELRARVRELSKEAGWEHPAFYPTTIQDAGQRATAQALERGVDVVLVAGGDGTVRAVSETIANTGVPLAILPSGTGNLLARNLGLPLAGPDDMIRAALGDFRHPIDIGWARLTRENGDEEEHAYVVLAGIGLDADMIANTRPDLKRSVGWIAYVDGAARSLVTAEPFRAVFQIDDGRLHTTKVHSILFANCGTLPAGIALIPDASITDATLDLAVIQPTGVLGWLGVWRKIWWDNSVLRRFRAGRRVLDRRGKDASVHYFRGTIAEAAANRPTPIELDGDEFGSAVRITCRVDPGALLLALPAGHPISSL; encoded by the coding sequence ATGACGAAGAGCTCCCCGGCCCGGCGACAGGCCGCTCTCGTCTACAACCCCATCAAGGTCGCCGAGAGAGAGCTGCGCGCGCGGGTGCGTGAACTCTCGAAGGAGGCGGGGTGGGAGCATCCTGCGTTCTATCCGACGACGATCCAGGATGCCGGGCAGCGCGCGACCGCGCAGGCGCTGGAACGCGGGGTCGACGTCGTGCTCGTCGCCGGCGGCGACGGGACCGTCCGGGCGGTCTCGGAGACGATCGCGAACACGGGCGTGCCGCTCGCGATCCTGCCGAGCGGGACCGGCAACCTCCTCGCCCGCAACCTGGGCCTCCCGCTGGCCGGACCGGACGACATGATCAGGGCGGCGCTCGGCGACTTCCGGCATCCGATCGACATCGGGTGGGCGCGGCTCACGCGCGAGAACGGCGACGAGGAGGAGCACGCGTACGTCGTGCTCGCCGGCATCGGACTCGACGCCGACATGATCGCGAACACGCGTCCGGATCTCAAGCGCTCGGTCGGGTGGATCGCCTACGTCGACGGCGCGGCGCGCTCGCTCGTCACGGCGGAGCCCTTCCGGGCGGTGTTCCAGATCGACGACGGACGCCTGCACACCACGAAGGTGCACAGCATCCTCTTCGCGAACTGCGGCACGCTGCCGGCCGGCATCGCGCTGATCCCCGACGCGTCGATCACGGATGCCACGCTCGACCTCGCGGTGATCCAGCCGACCGGTGTGCTGGGCTGGCTGGGCGTGTGGCGCAAGATCTGGTGGGACAACTCGGTGCTGCGGCGATTCAGAGCCGGACGCCGGGTGCTCGACCGCCGTGGCAAGGACGCCTCTGTGCACTACTTCCGAGGCACGATCGCCGAAGCCGCGGCGAACCGGCCGACGCCCATCGAGCTCGACGGCGACGAGTTCGGCTCCGCCGTGCGCATCACCTGCCGGGTCGACCCCGGGGCCCTGCTGCTCGCGCTGCCGGCAGGGCATCCGATCTCGTCGCTCTGA
- the cls gene encoding cardiolipin synthase, whose amino-acid sequence MTTESWGWWITGFLLLLDLAIRITAIIVIPRNRRPTAAMAWLLAVFFIPFVGVFLFILIGNPRLPRARRRKQDQINEYIAETSEHLHFGTLRPDAPSWFPPLVEMNHRLGALPISGDNGAHLIGGYQESLDAMADAIRTADDYVHVEFYILQSDASTDNFFRALEEVAERGVHVRVLLDHWANRWKPRYKATIARLNRMGADWHLMLPVQPFKGRMQRPDLRNHRKLLVVDGKVAFLGSQNVTDSTYNLPKNIKRGLHWVDLMVRIDGPVVLSVNAIFLSDWYSETDEVLQEIDISHAEAGSGDLDCQVVPSGPGFEVENNLRLFLGLLYAAKQKIMIVSPYFVPDEALLLAVTAAVDRGVEVELFVSEEGDQAMVYHAQRSYYEVLLRAGVRIWMYRKPFILHTKSLTIDDQVAVIGSSNMDMRSFGLNLEVSMLVRGEEFVSEMREVEDEYRSLSRELTLDEWMQQPLRSTVLDNLARLTSALQ is encoded by the coding sequence ATGACGACCGAGAGCTGGGGCTGGTGGATCACCGGCTTCCTCCTGCTGCTCGATCTGGCGATCCGCATCACGGCGATCATCGTCATCCCGCGCAACCGCCGCCCGACCGCTGCGATGGCCTGGCTGCTGGCGGTGTTCTTCATCCCGTTCGTGGGCGTCTTCCTCTTCATCCTGATCGGGAACCCGCGGCTGCCGCGTGCGCGCCGCCGCAAGCAGGATCAGATCAACGAGTACATCGCCGAGACCAGCGAGCACCTGCACTTCGGCACCCTGCGTCCTGACGCACCGAGCTGGTTCCCACCGCTCGTCGAGATGAATCACCGACTCGGCGCCCTCCCGATCTCCGGCGACAACGGCGCCCACCTGATCGGCGGGTACCAGGAGTCGCTCGACGCCATGGCCGACGCGATCCGCACCGCGGACGACTACGTGCACGTCGAGTTCTACATCCTGCAATCCGACGCCTCGACCGACAACTTCTTCCGGGCCCTGGAGGAGGTCGCCGAGCGGGGTGTGCACGTGCGCGTGCTGCTCGATCACTGGGCCAACAGGTGGAAGCCGCGGTACAAGGCGACGATCGCCCGGCTCAACCGCATGGGCGCCGACTGGCACCTGATGCTGCCGGTGCAGCCCTTCAAGGGGCGTATGCAGCGGCCCGACCTGCGCAACCACCGCAAGCTCCTCGTCGTCGACGGCAAGGTCGCCTTCCTCGGCTCGCAGAACGTCACGGACTCGACGTACAACCTCCCCAAGAACATCAAGCGCGGGCTGCACTGGGTCGACCTCATGGTCCGCATCGACGGTCCGGTCGTGCTGAGCGTGAACGCGATCTTCCTCAGCGACTGGTACAGCGAGACCGACGAGGTGCTGCAGGAGATCGACATCTCACACGCCGAGGCCGGTTCCGGCGACCTCGACTGTCAGGTGGTGCCGTCCGGCCCCGGGTTCGAGGTCGAGAACAACCTGCGGCTCTTCCTCGGTCTGCTGTACGCGGCCAAGCAGAAGATCATGATCGTGAGCCCGTACTTCGTACCGGACGAGGCGTTGCTGCTCGCGGTGACCGCGGCGGTCGACCGCGGCGTCGAGGTCGAGCTGTTCGTCTCCGAGGAGGGCGACCAGGCGATGGTCTACCACGCCCAGCGCAGCTACTACGAGGTGCTGCTGCGAGCGGGCGTGCGGATCTGGATGTACCGCAAGCCGTTCATCCTGCACACCAAGAGCCTCACGATCGACGATCAGGTCGCGGTGATCGGGTCGAGCAACATGGACATGCGGTCGTTCGGTCTCAATCTCGAGGTGTCGATGCTCGTTCGAGGCGAGGAGTTCGTGTCGGAGATGCGCGAGGTCGAAGACGAGTACCGGTCGCTCAGCCGCGAGCTCACGCTGGACGAGTGGATGCAACAGCCGCTGCGCTCCACGGTTCTCGACAACCTCGCACGACTCACCTCTGCGCTGCAGTAA
- a CDS encoding DUF4192 family protein — protein MTTVLRASSSSDFLRIIPSLAGFTPRESLVLLPFHATRTTGALRLDLPRDEVELSEYADTAVALVARVERTDAVALVVYTDDEAQSTRDGVVLPFAVEVEVVLGCASDAGLHIVDALCVTPSGWASYLVDEPELEEFDDAPAPRVRGIGDVSGDQWAGAALPDADFAERERVGRALLRIADVLDRGDDDLPTARDDPQTLAAVLLLDDVPVFFEAVLAMREELPTFATAALLWCLDRPLLRDVALTQWATDILGGVRTLDAQLGFAENRTAVPDDLGEVFLGRGPRPDPDRLEQALAVVRAAAARAPRASRPGPLTAAAWLSWALGRSSHAGRYLDMVGEIDPEYGLAQLLATMIGAAVLPEWAFRRGETAA, from the coding sequence ATGACCACCGTGCTCCGCGCCTCCAGCTCCTCCGACTTCCTCCGCATCATCCCCTCCCTCGCCGGCTTCACCCCGCGCGAGAGCCTCGTCCTGCTGCCGTTCCACGCGACCAGGACGACGGGAGCGCTGCGGCTCGACCTCCCCCGCGACGAGGTCGAGCTCTCCGAGTACGCCGACACCGCCGTCGCACTGGTCGCGAGGGTGGAGCGGACGGATGCCGTGGCCCTCGTCGTCTACACGGATGACGAGGCGCAGTCCACCCGCGACGGCGTCGTGCTCCCGTTCGCGGTCGAGGTGGAGGTGGTGCTGGGGTGCGCGTCCGACGCCGGACTCCACATCGTCGACGCTCTGTGCGTGACTCCTTCGGGGTGGGCGAGCTACCTCGTGGACGAACCGGAGCTGGAGGAGTTCGACGACGCGCCCGCTCCCCGGGTGCGCGGGATCGGCGACGTGTCGGGCGATCAGTGGGCCGGCGCCGCCCTCCCCGACGCCGACTTCGCGGAGCGGGAGCGCGTCGGGCGCGCGCTGCTCCGGATCGCGGACGTGCTCGACCGCGGGGACGACGATCTGCCGACGGCGCGCGACGATCCGCAGACCCTGGCCGCCGTCCTTCTGCTCGACGACGTCCCGGTGTTCTTCGAGGCGGTGCTGGCGATGCGCGAGGAGCTTCCGACCTTCGCGACGGCGGCGCTGCTGTGGTGCCTCGACAGACCGCTGCTGCGCGACGTCGCCCTCACGCAGTGGGCCACCGACATCCTCGGCGGCGTCCGCACGCTCGACGCCCAGCTGGGCTTCGCCGAGAACCGCACGGCGGTGCCGGACGACCTCGGCGAGGTGTTCCTCGGCCGCGGGCCCCGCCCGGACCCCGATCGGCTGGAGCAGGCGCTCGCCGTCGTCCGGGCTGCGGCCGCCCGTGCACCCCGCGCGTCACGACCCGGTCCGCTCACGGCAGCGGCTTGGCTGTCGTGGGCGCTCGGCCGGTCCAGCCATGCCGGTCGCTACCTCGACATGGTCGGCGAGATCGATCCCGAGTACGGGCTCGCGCAGCTCCTCGCGACCATGATCGGCGCGGCGGTGCTGCCCGAGTGGGCGTTCCGCCGCGGTGAGACGGCGGCCTGA
- the lysS gene encoding lysine--tRNA ligase, translating to MTDASAAPEQTTDATDEDAHEQKAVRLAKRERLIAKRADAGGGAFPVGVPVTHTIPALRAEYGDLEAGAETGVLAGVAGRVVFSRNTGKLCFATLQAGDGSRIQAMISLANVGEESLADWKEYVDLGDHVFVHGEVISSRRGELSIMADGWAIASKAILPLPNAYAELSEEGRVRSRYLDLIVREQARTTVRARAAVNASLRATFAGHDYLEVETPMLQVQHGGASARPFVTHSNAFDTELYLRIAPELYLKRAVVGGIERVFEINRNFRNEGADSTHSPEFAMLEAYQAYGDYRQMAELTQELVQQAAIAVAGSTTVTWADGTEYDLGGEWDRISMYDSLSAASGRIVTPQDSVDDLIAFAEENCVDLPAQATHGKLVEELWEHFVKPGLVRPTFVMDFPVDTSPLVREHRSIEGVVEKWDLYIRGFELATGYSELVDPVIQRERFVEQAKLAARGDVEAMPVDEEFLRALEHGMPPSGGMGMGIDRLLMAITGLGIRETILFPLVK from the coding sequence ATGACTGACGCGTCCGCCGCGCCCGAGCAGACCACCGACGCCACCGATGAGGACGCGCACGAGCAGAAGGCCGTGCGCCTCGCCAAGCGCGAGCGACTGATCGCGAAGCGTGCGGATGCCGGGGGCGGGGCGTTCCCGGTCGGCGTGCCCGTGACGCACACGATCCCGGCGCTGCGCGCCGAGTACGGCGACCTCGAGGCGGGAGCCGAGACCGGTGTGCTGGCGGGAGTCGCCGGCCGCGTGGTGTTCAGCCGCAACACGGGGAAGCTGTGCTTCGCGACGCTGCAGGCCGGCGACGGCTCGCGCATCCAGGCGATGATCTCGCTCGCGAACGTCGGCGAGGAGTCGCTCGCCGACTGGAAGGAGTACGTCGACCTGGGCGACCACGTCTTCGTGCACGGCGAGGTCATCTCGAGCCGCCGCGGCGAGCTGTCGATCATGGCCGACGGATGGGCGATCGCGTCGAAGGCGATCCTCCCGCTGCCGAACGCCTACGCCGAGCTGAGCGAAGAGGGCCGCGTTCGCAGCCGCTACCTCGACCTGATCGTGCGCGAGCAGGCCAGGACCACCGTGCGCGCCCGCGCTGCAGTCAACGCCAGCCTGCGGGCGACGTTCGCCGGGCACGACTACCTCGAGGTCGAGACGCCCATGCTGCAGGTGCAGCACGGCGGTGCCTCCGCCCGCCCGTTCGTCACGCACTCGAACGCGTTCGACACCGAGCTCTACCTCCGGATCGCTCCGGAGCTCTACCTCAAGCGTGCCGTGGTCGGCGGCATCGAGCGGGTCTTCGAGATCAACCGCAACTTCCGCAACGAGGGCGCCGACTCCACGCACAGCCCGGAGTTCGCGATGCTCGAGGCGTACCAGGCGTACGGCGACTACCGGCAGATGGCCGAGCTGACGCAGGAGCTGGTGCAGCAGGCGGCGATCGCCGTGGCCGGCTCGACCACCGTGACGTGGGCCGACGGCACCGAGTACGACCTCGGCGGCGAGTGGGACCGCATCTCGATGTACGACTCGCTCTCGGCGGCCTCGGGTCGCATCGTGACTCCGCAGGACTCGGTCGACGACCTCATCGCCTTCGCCGAGGAGAACTGCGTCGACCTGCCCGCGCAGGCCACGCACGGCAAGCTCGTCGAGGAGCTGTGGGAGCACTTCGTGAAGCCCGGCCTCGTGCGCCCGACCTTCGTGATGGACTTCCCCGTCGACACGTCGCCCCTCGTGCGCGAGCACCGTTCGATCGAGGGCGTCGTCGAGAAGTGGGATCTCTACATCCGCGGCTTCGAGCTCGCGACGGGATATTCCGAGCTCGTCGATCCCGTCATCCAGCGGGAGCGCTTCGTCGAGCAGGCGAAGCTCGCGGCCCGCGGTGACGTCGAGGCCATGCCGGTGGACGAGGAGTTCCTGCGCGCGCTCGAGCACGGCATGCCGCCGTCCGGCGGGATGGGCATGGGCATCGACCGTCTGCTCATGGCGATCACGGGCCTCGGCATCCGTGAGACGATCCTGTTCCCGCTCGTCAAGTAG
- a CDS encoding DUF2207 domain-containing protein, whose translation MAAIRYAPALAAIALGGTVALAPASAVSAAVPTHSSHAVSAAVGADVDDFSYASWDARYEVGLDAEGRSHMHVTETLTARFPDADQNRGIVRGLPTSYRNAWVDPQILSVTDEQGANVPYETDEDDGVLYVLTGDDEYVRGLTTYVIEYEMRDIMLTADNGVDEFYWDLLPLDSTQPIESFQTEIVFDRTLTDRLTGNARCYTGLSGSTDECPILSGADASSFRVEQDSLAPGEGVTVAIGFEPGTVTQPTARQPDPVTDVVPAVVGVGALGLSVGSWFAVSSFRRSRRRATGIVVAQYDVPDSLPPLLAAAIIPGAKDAIPAEIVHLAVRGTLRIEEGADAEEPRLRRLPGSRIPDQLDVEALDALFAEADSEGVADLPSSSETFAARMTALTQRGTAEAAARGLTTKARSQGAVILQWIAIALVLAGFGIGLFGIIAGRVTAIPAFVAVSFGIVLVLISSFYAFSKHTVLTPEGARELEYLQGVREFIRVAEADRLRMLQSYSGAERRQDGGADVIVVYERLLPYAMLFGMEDEWGAVLENAYASAQRGAGWIGDPTSPFLRSQLAAFAVTSQAAATYSAPSASTSSSAGGSFGGGFSGGGGGGGFSGGR comes from the coding sequence ATGGCAGCCATCCGCTACGCTCCCGCTCTCGCCGCGATCGCGTTGGGCGGCACGGTCGCTCTCGCCCCGGCATCCGCTGTATCGGCGGCCGTTCCGACGCACTCGTCACACGCCGTGTCCGCGGCGGTCGGTGCCGACGTCGACGACTTCTCGTACGCCTCGTGGGACGCCCGCTACGAGGTCGGCCTGGACGCCGAGGGACGATCGCACATGCACGTCACGGAGACCTTGACCGCGCGCTTCCCCGACGCCGACCAGAACCGCGGCATCGTGCGGGGCCTGCCGACGAGCTACCGGAACGCCTGGGTGGACCCGCAGATCCTCTCCGTCACAGACGAGCAGGGCGCGAACGTGCCCTACGAGACCGACGAAGACGACGGCGTGCTGTACGTCCTCACGGGCGACGACGAGTACGTGCGGGGTCTCACGACCTACGTCATCGAATACGAGATGCGCGACATCATGCTCACCGCGGACAACGGCGTCGACGAGTTCTACTGGGACCTCCTCCCTCTCGACAGCACCCAGCCGATCGAGTCGTTCCAGACCGAGATCGTCTTCGACCGCACTCTGACCGACCGTCTCACCGGGAACGCGCGGTGCTACACCGGCCTCTCCGGTTCCACAGACGAGTGCCCGATCCTCTCCGGAGCGGATGCGTCGTCCTTCCGCGTCGAGCAGGACTCCCTCGCTCCGGGCGAAGGCGTCACCGTCGCGATCGGATTCGAGCCGGGAACCGTGACGCAGCCCACGGCCCGTCAGCCGGATCCGGTCACCGACGTCGTTCCCGCGGTCGTCGGAGTCGGCGCGCTGGGGCTCTCGGTCGGCAGCTGGTTCGCCGTCTCGTCCTTCCGCCGCTCCCGACGGCGCGCCACGGGGATCGTCGTGGCGCAGTACGACGTCCCCGACTCCCTGCCGCCCCTGCTGGCCGCGGCGATCATCCCGGGCGCGAAGGATGCGATCCCCGCCGAGATCGTGCACCTCGCGGTCCGCGGCACGCTGCGCATCGAGGAAGGGGCGGATGCCGAGGAGCCCCGCCTGCGCCGGCTGCCCGGCTCGCGCATCCCCGACCAGCTCGACGTCGAGGCACTCGACGCCCTGTTCGCCGAGGCCGACTCCGAGGGCGTGGCCGACCTGCCCTCGTCGAGCGAGACCTTCGCCGCACGCATGACCGCCCTCACGCAGCGGGGCACGGCGGAAGCCGCCGCCCGAGGGCTGACGACGAAGGCGCGGAGTCAAGGAGCCGTGATCCTGCAGTGGATCGCCATCGCGCTGGTGCTCGCCGGGTTCGGCATCGGACTGTTCGGGATCATCGCGGGCAGGGTCACCGCGATCCCCGCGTTCGTGGCCGTGTCGTTCGGCATCGTGCTCGTCCTCATCTCGAGCTTCTACGCCTTCTCGAAGCACACCGTGCTCACGCCGGAAGGAGCGCGTGAGCTCGAGTACCTGCAGGGCGTCCGGGAGTTCATCCGCGTCGCCGAAGCCGACCGTCTGCGGATGCTGCAGTCGTACTCGGGTGCCGAGCGTCGACAGGACGGCGGCGCCGATGTGATCGTCGTGTACGAACGACTGCTCCCGTACGCGATGCTGTTCGGCATGGAGGACGAGTGGGGCGCGGTTCTCGAGAACGCGTACGCCTCGGCTCAGCGCGGGGCAGGGTGGATCGGCGACCCGACGTCTCCGTTCCTGCGCTCGCAGCTCGCCGCCTTCGCCGTCACCTCGCAGGCGGCTGCCACGTACTCGGCCCCGAGCGCGAGCACCTCGTCGAGCGCCGGCGGATCGTTCGGCGGCGGGTTCTCCGGCGGCGGCGGAGGCGGAGGATTCTCGGGCGGTCGCTGA